The window TGCAGGAAACATCCGCCAGAATAACGGTCGCATCGGGGAAAAACCTTGGAGAGGCCATGAGGCTTATTTACGGCGGAACAGTTCCGGGCAAGATTCTCATCTATCTGTCGCTCGCTGCAATCATAACCGGCTGTGCAGCTTTTGAGGCGGGTAATATATTGGGGGCGGCTGCAGGAATTAAACTGGTTTTACCCGGTATACCGAATGTACTGATTGTTTCGGCCATCGGGTTAACGGCAGGATTGCTGCTGTGGGCAGGTTCCGTTCGGCAGATTGCACTTGTGCTTGGAGTGATTGTAGCGTTTCTGGGTGTCTGCTTTCTGATAACGGCATTTATGGTACCTGCGGATCCCAGAGGCCTTATTACAGGGGCTGCCGTGCCGTCTATTCCCTCCGGGTCGGAGCTCCTGGTACTTGGATTGATAGGCACAACGGTTGTACCCTATAACCTTTTTCTCGGGTCGGGAATGAAGCACGGCCAGACTGCTGCTGAGATGAAGGTGAGCCTCTTCATTGCAATCGGACTGGGAGGACTCATCTCAATCGCGGTGCTTATAACGGGTACGGCCATTGCGGGATCATTCACTTTTGGAGCCCTCGCGGATGAATTGGCCAGGCTGATAGGCCCTGCCGGTCCATGGCTTTTGGGTGCCGGTCTTTTTGGAGCAGGACTCAGCTCTACGCTTACGGCTGCACTTGCGGCTTCTGTAACCGCATCTTCCATTTTCGGACAGGTTGAGAATACCGGCAACTGGACCC of the Rhodohalobacter mucosus genome contains:
- a CDS encoding NRAMP family divalent metal transporter; the protein is MISAAFIGPGTVTTAASSGAGYGYALIWALIFSTFACYILQETSARITVASGKNLGEAMRLIYGGTVPGKILIYLSLAAIITGCAAFEAGNILGAAAGIKLVLPGIPNVLIVSAIGLTAGLLLWAGSVRQIALVLGVIVAFLGVCFLITAFMVPADPRGLITGAAVPSIPSGSELLVLGLIGTTVVPYNLFLGSGMKHGQTAAEMKVSLFIAIGLGGLISIAVLITGTAIAGSFTFGALADELARLIGPAGPWLLGAGLFGAGLSSTLTAALAASVTASSIFGQVENTGNWTPESAKFRLVWGFVLVTGMVFGLLQVQPVPVIILAQALNGVFLPLIAVVLFLLINHYGLIPPSYQNGWLYNLLTSIVVYLTFLIGCTNLIRVYTSLTGSTQPAQSWIVGISLVLFLIICGPAIGRIVRS